The nucleotide window GCTGACACCCGCACCGCTGTTTGCTGTGCTGGTGATCGTACTCGAGTTGGTTGCATCGTTGATGATCTTGATGGGTCGTCTGCGTTGGCTCGGAGCCCTGGGGTTGGCAGGCTTTACGTTGCTTGCCACAGGTATCGCCTTGCGTTATTGGGAACTACCAGTGGGGCATGAGCGCTTCATGGCTACCAATTCATTCTTTGAGCACCTTGGTTTGGTCGGCGGCTTCCTGCTCGTGGCATGGTTGGACCTCCACGAGAAACTTGTTAATCGAAAATTTTAAGAGAGGTAGTTATGGCAAAAGTACTGGTACTGTATTACTCGTCTTATGGACATATTGAAACTATGGCGTATGCCGTAGCGGAAGGGGGCCGCGAGGCAGGTGCGGACGTTGTCGTCAAGCGGGTGCCCGAGTCGGTCCCTGAGCTAGTCGCGAAGAGGTCGGGCTTTAAACTTGACCAGAGCGCACCAGTCGCCACGGTTCAAGAGTTGTCGGAATACGACGCCATCATTTTCGGCACTCCTACACGCTATGGAAACATGGCAGCGCAAATGAAGAGCTTCATCGACCAGACTGGCGCGCTTTGGGCCACCGGCGCACTGGTCGGTAAGGTCGGTTCGGTCTTTACGGCCAGCGGGTCTCAGCACGGTGGGCAAGAATCGACCGTCCTCACCTTTCATCCGGTCTTGCTTCACCTGGGCCTCATTGTCGTCGGATTACCTTATTCATTTCAGGGACAGATGGGTGTCGATGAAGTCATGGGCAACTCTCCCTATGGTGCTTCCACTATCGCTGGGAACGACGGCTCTCGGCAACCGAGCAAAGTTGAATTGGATGGTGCCCGTTATCAAGGACGGCATGTTGCACAGATCGCTGCAAAATTGATCGCATGAATCTTCCATAACAGTAAACCTGTTCAATCAGTGGATGGCCGTTTGCGAGATAGTTATATCGTCGTTACGACAATGGCGTTCTAGCCAGCATGATTCGCCCGAACAACATTGCCGTCGAGTCGACACTCGACAGGTCGCAAGCAGCTGATCATTGCCGGCCTGTGGACCGAGATCTGCGTCGCCATACCAGCGATTCAGGCTGCGGCTGGCGTTAATTTGATGACCTGTCAGCCGAGTGGCAGCGTGATTGGGCGCGGGCCGACACTGCAGTTGGGCTCACTGACATACTTATTCAGCATTCTGCCGGTAGCGGCATCGCGTATCTGTGGGAGCAGCAACTGCTCAATATACCGGTTCCCCGTACTAAGTCGCCCCTGAAGTATCAATAACACATTGATTTCATGTAATAATATTGACATCCAAAACCAACAAATCTCCCAGAAACGCCTCCGTTGCAGGTCATTTTCTGGGAGAAATGCCAAACGCCCCATGAGTGAAATCGACGATTTTTTCCGCAGTCGCCTGGATCAAATGATCGATCTGCGCAAACCGCTGGCGGTACTCGCCACGCATATTCCCTGGCAGGAATTGGAGGCCTCGGTGGCCCATCGATTTGCACGCCAAGTGCGCACAGGAAAGAAAGTTTCCGATGTGGATTTGTTTGGCCCGAGCGTGGCTGTCGTGGGCGGTGCGATTTCAAACGCTGGGCGCCCGCGCCTGCCGATGCGCCTCATGATCTCCTTGCTGTATCTGAAGCACACCTTCAACGAAAGTGATGAAGGCGTATGCGAACGCTGGAGCGAGACGCCAGTCTGGCAATACTTTTCCGGCCAGGAATATTTCGAGGATCGCCTGCCGTGCGATCCCAGCGCGATCAGCCGCTTCCGAGGCCTGCTGGGCGAAGAAGGCGTGGAAGAATTGCTGGTGCAAACCATTATGGTGGGCATGAAGCTGGGCCTGATTGAACGTCGGGCACTGGAAACCGTGATCGTGGACAGCACGGTGCAGAGCAAGGCGGTGGCACACCCCACTGACAGCCGCTTGCTGGAAGTGGCACGTGACAAGCTGGCTGAGGCTGCCAAGGCCCATGGCATTTGCTTGAAGCAAAGCTACGCCAAAGAAGGCCGGGACCTGGCCAGGCGGGCTGGGCGATATGCGCACGCCAAGCAGTACCGCCGCATGCACAAAGCGATCAAGCGCCAGCGCACGATTCTGGGCCGCTTGGCCCGCGACATCGAGCGCAGCAAGACGGTGCTGGCCCAAAGCATCCAGCAAGCCCTGGATCCGCTGCTGGCCCGAGCACATCGAATCGCGGAGCAGAGCCGTCGCAAGCAGGCGGTGAAGGGCAAGGACAAGATTTACAGCTGGCATGCCCCCGAAGTCGAGTGTATCGGTAAGGGCAAGGCCCGCACCCCATATGAGTTCGGCGTCAAGGTGGGTATCGTCACCACGTTGACAGGGAACCTGATCGTGGGCGCACGCAGCTTCCCAGGCAACCCGTACGATGGTCATACTTTGGCGGAGGCATTGGAGCAAGCCAGTATCCTGCTGCAGGACACCGGCGTCAAACCCAAGACGATCTATGCGGATCTGGGGTATCGCGGGGTAGATGGTGAAATCCCGGAATATGCACTGAAGCACCGTGGGAAATTCAAACGCTTGACACCCAAAGAGCAGCAGTTGCTGAGACGGCGCCAGGCGATTGAGCCGATCATTGGGCATCTTAAAAGCGATCACGGCATGAATCGCTGCCACTTGAAGGGACAAATTGGGGACGCTATCCACGCGGTGCTATGCGCGGCGGGCTTCAATATGAAGTGGCTGCTGCGCATGATTGCCCGCAAGGGCATCCGCCCTTTTTTTGCGCCTTATTTTTTGACCTGGATCTGGCAGCGAATTCAGAAATCATCCCTGTGGGGTGAGCTACCCCGCCAGGATGCGTGGCCTCAGATCGCCGGAAATCCGGCGTGATATAGGTGAAATGAATTCTTCAGGGACGACTACTAAGGGCTGATCAACTCCATCTGGTAGATCATTTCCATTTAACAGACAGCCAGACTGCTTTCTGGCAGCCATTCCAACTGTGAAATGTCCGGATGTCGTGGCGGGTTTTCAGAACTTTTGCCTGCCCCCATTTCACGACATCCAATCTGGCGTTATCTATCTAGCCGTCCTTGTCACCACAGCGGACACTGACGATCGCGTCGTTCCCGCTTACTCATTCAAGTATGTGGTGACGCTCCAGGCCTCCGATCTCGGCGTACGTCTGAACCTGTTGCGTGTCGAGAGCGGTGCAGGTCACGGCTCCGGCAAACCGTCAGACAAAGCTATAGAGGAAATTGCCGACATGTGGGCGTTTGCTGTGCAGTGGGCCTGACTGAGTGTTGGCAATTAATGTAGAGTCCGTGAAGGTTGCGCGTCATGCGACCTTCCCACTTGTTGAGCGATCCCGGTCATGAGTCCGAGCCCCTGCCTACCAGTAACGGTGATTACCGTCTGCTAAGGTTTTGCCTTCGGACTGTTTCTGCCGTAAATTGAGGCTGGGTGTTTGACGTGGCTAGTATCCTGAAAAAGAAATCGTGGGCGGCCACAAACTGTTGTGGAGCGTGAGCTATTCACACTGGGCCAGCTCACTTCGGCTCATAGTGGTTCCCAAGATATTTAATGGGCGACCAGGCGGGGAGGATGTCGGGCAGGGGCGGTGAGAGGGTGCTGTAGTCTTGCGCACCGAACACCACCCTACCATCCATGACGGTCAAAACAGAGACTATATATTTAATCTGATCTTCCGACACGGTGAAGTAGTCCCTATCCAGCAGAGCGAAATCTGCCA belongs to Castellaniella sp. and includes:
- the wrbA gene encoding NAD(P)H:quinone oxidoreductase, coding for MAKVLVLYYSSYGHIETMAYAVAEGGREAGADVVVKRVPESVPELVAKRSGFKLDQSAPVATVQELSEYDAIIFGTPTRYGNMAAQMKSFIDQTGALWATGALVGKVGSVFTASGSQHGGQESTVLTFHPVLLHLGLIVVGLPYSFQGQMGVDEVMGNSPYGASTIAGNDGSRQPSKVELDGARYQGRHVAQIAAKLIA
- a CDS encoding DoxX family protein; its protein translation is MSMNNTNGNWPVAASRPALGSRAIRFIAYLGLCAAYLQGGIVKLTDFPGAIAEMNHFGLTPAPLFAVLVIVLELVASLMILMGRLRWLGALGLAGFTLLATGIALRYWELPVGHERFMATNSFFEHLGLVGGFLLVAWLDLHEKLVNRKF
- a CDS encoding prolyl oligopeptidase family serine peptidase; this translates as MAGFQNFCLPPFHDIQSGVIYLAVLVTTADTDDRVVPAYSFKYVVTLQASDLGVRLNLLRVESGAGHGSGKPSDKAIEEIADMWAFAVQWA
- a CDS encoding IS5 family transposase is translated as MSEIDDFFRSRLDQMIDLRKPLAVLATHIPWQELEASVAHRFARQVRTGKKVSDVDLFGPSVAVVGGAISNAGRPRLPMRLMISLLYLKHTFNESDEGVCERWSETPVWQYFSGQEYFEDRLPCDPSAISRFRGLLGEEGVEELLVQTIMVGMKLGLIERRALETVIVDSTVQSKAVAHPTDSRLLEVARDKLAEAAKAHGICLKQSYAKEGRDLARRAGRYAHAKQYRRMHKAIKRQRTILGRLARDIERSKTVLAQSIQQALDPLLARAHRIAEQSRRKQAVKGKDKIYSWHAPEVECIGKGKARTPYEFGVKVGIVTTLTGNLIVGARSFPGNPYDGHTLAEALEQASILLQDTGVKPKTIYADLGYRGVDGEIPEYALKHRGKFKRLTPKEQQLLRRRQAIEPIIGHLKSDHGMNRCHLKGQIGDAIHAVLCAAGFNMKWLLRMIARKGIRPFFAPYFLTWIWQRIQKSSLWGELPRQDAWPQIAGNPA